The following proteins come from a genomic window of Theileria equi strain WA chromosome 2 map unlocalized gcontig_1105316255037, whole genome shotgun sequence:
- a CDS encoding signal peptide containing protein (encoded by transcript BEWA_036520A), whose translation MAVLKRVILFAVILIILVAVVAPIVLLSRRKQKGPRTPVALDISGKVSKRIMVERGSTTPETTKYIIKMFMTGNYKIGDVTDGHELIMKDYKKNVEKVVVVVKLENGTTYVVITKVDLVGGPDEKGSDDKETRVFEFIKKPGEAEYSRVERRPIEVDLMNPPPYTSKVEVNSKKAIYDISPDESFSLRFGTLKHGEQVVEEDEEDDIQKMVILDTNGPNPKVVTVTSKVNGQSIERVYELAGSRFHLIRKRVT comes from the coding sequence ATGGCAGTATTGAAGCGAGTGATTCTGTTTGCCGTCATTTTGATCATCTTGGTGGCGGTGGTTGCACCAATTGTATTGCTATCTAGGCGCAAGCAAAAGGGTCCTAGGACTCCAGTAGCTCTCGACATCTCAGGCAAGGTCTCAAAGAGGATAATGGTTGAAAGGGGCAGCACAACCCCTGAAACCACCAAGTATATCATCAAGATGTTCATGACGGGTAATTACAAAATTGGTGACGTAACGGATGGACACGAGTTGATCATGAAGGAttacaagaagaatgtggaaAAGGTTGTCGTGGTTGTGAAACTTGAAAATGGGACCACGTACGTCGTTATCACCAAGGTCGATTTGGTTGGTGGTCCAGACGAAAAGGGAAGTGATGACAAGGAAACGAGAGTttttgaatttatcaaGAAACCAGGTGAAGCAGAATACTCTAGAGTAGAGAGAAGACCCATTGAAGTCGACTTGATGAACCCACCCCCGTACACAAGTAAAGTGGAAGTCAACTCCAAAAAGGCTATATATGACATTTCTCCTGACGAGTCGTTTTCCCTGCGCTTTGGCACTCTAAAGCATGGAGAGCAGGTTGTGGAGGAGGATGAAGAGGACGATATCCAAAAGATGGTAATTCTAGACACAAACGGCCCGAATCCCAAAGTCGTGACTGTTACCTCCAAAGTAAATGGGCAAAGCATTGAAAGGGTTTACGAACTCGCAGGCTCTAGATTTCATCTGATTAGAAAAAGGGTTACATAG